The genomic segment AGATTAGGAGAAATCGAAAAGAAGGGCAATCAGGTTATATACAAGCTTTTAAAGCCAGAGAAACTCTTTAGGGTTGAGTTGAGAGAAAATTTCAGAGTGCCTGTGATGATAGAGACAGAATTTTATATATTCAAAGGTGGTAAGATAGTAAAATCTACAGGCACGATTTTAGATATCAGTGCTGGTGGTGCTAAACTCTCCTGTGATGATAAATTAGAAGTCAGGGATAAACTGGTGTTGAATTTTGAGCTTGGTGGTGAGATGCTTGAGGATATAGAGGCTGAAGTAGTGAGAAAGGCTATAACAGGCGAAGAGGGCATAAACCACTACGGCTTGATGTTTACCGATTTGACAAAAGAGCAGGAGGATAAGATTATAAAGTTCTGTTTATCAAAACAACTTGAACTTGCAAGAAAGATGAGGGGTCTTGAATAGATGGATGTAGATAAACTTAAACAGGCAAAGGTTGCAGTTGTTGGTGATCTGATCTGTGATAAGTATGTAATGGGAAGCGTGGAGCGGATTTCACCTGAGGCGCCTGTACCTGTTGTTAGGGTAACAAAGGA from the Hippea jasoniae genome contains:
- a CDS encoding flagellar brake protein produces the protein MRREPIRVSDIEKYIPIGQKVMVYVEQGNFKGTYSSFIYDIDDRYIHISMPTNEKGLKAVVREGETVEVSFVDRKGYRIGFSARLGEIEKKGNQVIYKLLKPEKLFRVELRENFRVPVMIETEFYIFKGGKIVKSTGTILDISAGGAKLSCDDKLEVRDKLVLNFELGGEMLEDIEAEVVRKAITGEEGINHYGLMFTDLTKEQEDKIIKFCLSKQLELARKMRGLE